One region of Baekduia soli genomic DNA includes:
- a CDS encoding UDP-glucose dehydrogenase family protein, with amino-acid sequence MSEREPIGVIGTGYVGLVTAAGFAELGSDVYCVDIDADKIERLKQGEIPIYEPGLEELIAKNRERLHFSTELSDALERARLLFVAVGTPPTYSGDADLSAVHAVVNAMPVSDHHALVMKSTVPAGTGTSIKRLFTATGKDQFRYVSCPEFLKEGSAVKDFLHPDRVVIGDDGDWAGDAVAELYSSLDAPQVRTDINSAEMVKLASNAFLATKISFINEIANVCEETGADVVEVAKGMGLDDRIGPKFLQAGLGFGGSCFPKDVTALKQLAGNSGYHFQLLNSVIEVNELQKRRVMGKLQKHLGTLVGRRIGLLGLAFKPNTDDMREATSLVLSARLQAAGATVIAHDPIAEDEARKLITGIEFAPDALEVARDADAVVLVTEWDQFRALDFEQVAAVMAGTLIIDGRNALDPAAVRAAGLTYEGVGRSH; translated from the coding sequence ATGAGCGAGCGTGAGCCCATCGGAGTCATCGGAACCGGATACGTCGGACTCGTCACGGCGGCCGGGTTCGCGGAACTCGGCAGCGACGTGTACTGCGTCGACATCGACGCGGACAAGATCGAGCGCCTCAAGCAGGGCGAGATCCCGATCTATGAGCCCGGGCTCGAGGAGCTGATCGCCAAGAATCGAGAGCGGCTGCACTTCAGCACGGAGCTCTCCGATGCGCTGGAGCGCGCGCGGCTGCTCTTCGTCGCCGTCGGCACGCCCCCGACCTACTCCGGCGACGCCGACCTCAGCGCGGTCCACGCGGTCGTCAACGCGATGCCGGTCTCCGACCACCACGCGCTCGTCATGAAGTCGACCGTGCCGGCGGGCACCGGCACGTCGATCAAGCGGCTGTTCACCGCCACCGGCAAGGACCAGTTCCGCTACGTGTCGTGCCCCGAGTTCCTCAAGGAGGGCTCGGCGGTCAAGGACTTCCTGCACCCCGACCGCGTCGTGATCGGCGACGACGGCGACTGGGCCGGCGACGCGGTCGCCGAGCTCTACTCGTCGCTGGACGCGCCGCAGGTGCGTACCGACATCAACAGCGCCGAGATGGTCAAGCTGGCCTCCAACGCGTTCCTGGCGACGAAGATCTCGTTCATCAACGAGATCGCCAACGTGTGCGAGGAGACGGGCGCCGACGTCGTCGAGGTCGCCAAGGGCATGGGCCTGGACGACCGCATCGGCCCGAAGTTCCTGCAGGCCGGCCTGGGCTTCGGCGGCTCGTGCTTCCCCAAGGACGTCACCGCGCTCAAGCAGCTGGCGGGCAACTCGGGCTACCACTTCCAGCTGCTGAACTCCGTCATCGAGGTCAACGAGCTGCAGAAGCGCCGCGTCATGGGCAAGCTCCAGAAGCACCTCGGCACGCTCGTCGGGCGCCGCATCGGGCTGCTCGGCCTGGCCTTCAAGCCGAACACCGACGACATGCGCGAGGCGACCTCGCTCGTGCTCAGCGCGCGTCTGCAGGCCGCCGGCGCCACGGTGATCGCCCATGACCCCATCGCCGAGGACGAGGCGCGAAAGCTCATCACGGGCATCGAGTTCGCCCCCGACGCGCTCGAGGTCGCCCGCGACGCCGACGCCGTCGTGCTCGTCACGGAGTGGGACCAGTTCCGCGCGCTGGACTTCGAGCAGGTCGCGGCGGTCATGGCCGGCACGCTCATCATCGACGGTCGCAACGCGTTGGACCCCGCCGCGGTGCGGGCCGCGGGCCTGACCTACGAGGGCGTCGGCCGGAGCCACTAG